The following coding sequences lie in one Arthrobacter sp. SLBN-122 genomic window:
- a CDS encoding NUDIX domain-containing protein, whose protein sequence is MPGTPEATPAKQVSDAPSPRRLLSTEKVYQGRIWDVVSDTFQLSDSGDALTRDYIEHPGAVAVLPMNDEGQVLLLKQYRHPVGMDLWEVPAGLLDVEGEGFVEGAARELAEEADLAAGTWNVLADLFNSPGSSSEAIRIYLARDLTEVPHHERHERTDEEAEIEFHWISLDDAVASVLAGRLHNPSAVVGILAAAAARAANYEGLRPADAPWPAHPSQR, encoded by the coding sequence ATGCCTGGTACACCTGAAGCCACCCCTGCCAAACAGGTTTCGGATGCACCAAGCCCGCGCCGTCTTTTGTCTACGGAGAAGGTCTACCAGGGCCGGATCTGGGACGTTGTCAGCGACACTTTCCAGCTCTCCGATTCCGGCGACGCGCTCACCCGCGATTACATCGAACACCCCGGCGCAGTCGCGGTCCTGCCCATGAACGATGAGGGGCAGGTCCTGCTGTTGAAGCAGTACCGGCATCCGGTGGGCATGGACCTCTGGGAGGTTCCCGCCGGACTGCTGGATGTCGAAGGCGAAGGCTTCGTGGAGGGTGCCGCCCGCGAACTGGCCGAGGAGGCGGACCTTGCCGCCGGAACCTGGAACGTCCTGGCCGATCTCTTCAATTCCCCGGGATCCTCCAGCGAGGCCATCCGCATCTACCTTGCCCGTGACCTCACCGAAGTGCCGCACCATGAGCGCCACGAACGGACGGACGAGGAAGCCGAGATCGAGTTCCACTGGATCTCCCTGGACGATGCCGTTGCGTCCGTCCTGGCCGGGCGCCTGCACAACCCGTCCGCCGTCGTCGGGATCCTTGCCGCCGCTGCCGCCCGCGCCGCCAACTATGAAGGGCTTCGCCCCGCCGACGCCCCCTGGCCCGCGCACCCCAGCCAGCGCTGA